One window of Nymphaea colorata isolate Beijing-Zhang1983 chromosome 11, ASM883128v2, whole genome shotgun sequence genomic DNA carries:
- the LOC116264545 gene encoding (R,S)-reticuline 7-O-methyltransferase-like — protein sequence MEEEWLVQGQALIWEHILAFATSMALKCVVELGIADIIEQNGGPMTLHQMANQLPTPSPDLHCLRRIMRVLVHKRVFAQHQPTGNSGEPTFGLTAASRWLVKDGELTLAPMVLMHSHLTFLVPWHCFSRCVMEGGVAFEKAHAGVNLWGYCSRDPGFGKLFNSAMACNTKLVTKAIIDEYEDGFRQLSSLVDVGGGVGTAVGAIVKAYPHITGINLDLLHVVETAPDYEGVTHVGGDMFAEIPKADAVFMKWILHDWDDENCLKILKQCRKAIPEETGKLIIVDAVLQPSEEEAWADTRILSDLAMMAHTSGGRERTEMEWKNLLEEGGFNRYNIISLRSLPSLIEAFPN from the exons atgGAAGAGGAGTGGCTGGTTCAGGGTCAGGCTCTGATATGGGAGCACATCTTGGCCTTCGCCACCTCAATGGCGCTCAAATGCGTCGTCGAGCTCGGCATCGCCGACATCATCGAGCAGAACGGCGGCCCCATGACTCTGCACCAGATGGCTAACCAGCTGCCGACGCCCTCGCCGGACCTCCACTGCCTCCGGCGCATCATGAGAGTCCTCGTCCACAAACGCGTCTTCGCGCAGCACCAGCCCACCGGCAACAGCGGCGAGCCCACTTTCGGCCTGACTGCAGCCTCCAGGTGGTTGGTCAAGGACGGGGAGCTCACCCTGGCGCCCATGGTCCTCATGCATAGCCACCTCACCTTCTTGGTTCCATGGCATTGCTTCAGCAGGTGCGTGATGGAGGGCGGCGTGGCCTTTGAGAAGGCCCATGCTGGCGTCAATCTCTGGGGGTATTGTTCCCGTGACCCTGGATTTGGCAAGTTATTCAACTCCGCCATGGCCTGCAACACCAAGCTCGTGACCAAGGCGATTATAGACGAATACGAGGACGGGTTCCGGCAACTCAGCTCGCTTGTAGACGTCGGCGGCGGGGTCGGAACTGCAGTCGGCGCGATCGTCAAGGCGTATCCACACATCACGGGGATCAACCTGGACCTCCTCCATGTTGTGGAAACTGCACCAGACTATGAGGGCGTCACCCATGTGGGTGGTGACATGTTCGCTGAGATTCCCAAGGCCGATGCCGTCTTCATGAAG TGGATTTTGCATGACTGGGATGATGAGAACTGCTTGAAGATACTGAAGCAATGCCGGAAAGCGATTCCAGAGGAGACGGGCAAACTGATAATCGTGGACGCCGTGTTGCAGCCCAGCGAAGAAGAGGCGTGGGCCGATACGCGGATTCTCTCCGACTTGGCGATGATGGCGCACACATCCGGTGGAAGGGAGAGGACGGAGATGGAATGGAAGAATCTGCTGGAGGAAGGAGGGTTCAATCGCTACAACATCATCTCCCTCCGTTCCCTTCCATCGCTCATAGAAGCGTTTCCCAACTGA
- the LOC116264342 gene encoding (R,S)-reticuline 7-O-methyltransferase-like, protein MHAGFGVTKSQRKRREEKGREMEEEWLVQGQALIWEHILAFATSMALKCVVELGIADIIEQNRGPMTLHQMVAQLPTPSPDLHCLRRIMRVLVHKRVFAQHQPTGNSGEPTFGLTPASRWLVKGGELTLAPMVLMYTHLSFMASWHCFSRCVMEGGVAFEKAHAGVDLWGYCSRDPGFGKLFNSAMACNTKLVTKAIIKEYKDGFRQVSSLVDVGGGVGTAIGGIVKAYPHITGINLDLPHVVETAPDYEGVTHVGGDMFAEIPKADAVFMKWILHDWDDENCLKILKQCRKAIPEETGKLVIVDAVLQPNEEGAWADTRMIFDLAMMAHTSGGRERTEMEWKNLLEEGGFNRYNIISLPSLPSLIEAFPN, encoded by the exons ATGCATGCCGGATTTGG AGTCACCAAGAgtcagaggaagagaagagaagagaaggggagagagatgGAAGAGGAGTGGCTGGTTCAGGGTCAGGCTCTGATATGGGAGCACATCTTGGCCTTCGCCACCTCAATGGCGCTCAAATGCGTCGTCGAGCTCGGCATCGCCGACATCATCGAGCAGAACCGCGGCCCCATGACTCTGCACCAGATGGTTGCCCAGCTGCCGACGCCCTCGCCGGACCTCCACTGCCTCCGGCGCATCATGAGAGTCCTCGTCCACAAACGCGTTTTCGCGCAGCACCAGCCCACCGGCAACAGCGGCGAGCCCACTTTCGGCCTGACTCCGGCCTCCAGGTGGTTGGTCAAGGGCGGGGAGCTCACCCTGGCGCCCATGGTCCTCATGTACACCCACCTCTCCTTCATGGCTTCATGGCATTGCTTCAGCAGGTGCGTGATGGAGGGCGGCGTGGCCTTTGAGAAGGCCCATGCTGGCGTCGATCTCTGGGGGTATTGTTCCCGTGACCCGGGATTCGGCAAGTTATTCAACTCCGCCATGGCCTGCAACACCAAGCTCGTGACCAAGGCGATCATAAAGGAATACAAGGACGGCTTCCGGCAAGTCAGCTCGCTTGTAGACGTCGGCGGCGGGGTCGGAACTGCAATCGGCGGGATCGTCAAGGCGTATCCACACATCACGGGGATCAACCTGGACCTCCCCCATGTTGTGGAAACTGCACCAGACTATGAGGGCGTCACCCATGTGGGTGGTGACATGTTCGCTGAGATTCCCAAGGCCGATGCCGTCTTCATGAAG TGGATTTTGCATGACTGGGATGATGAGAACTGCTTGAAGATACTGAAGCAATGCCGGAAAGCGATTCCAGAGGAGACGGGCAAACTGGTAATCGTGGACGCCGTGTTGCAGCCCAACGAAGAAGGGGCGTGGGCCGATACGCGGATGATCTTCGACCTGGCGATGATGGCGCACACATCCGGTGGAAGGGAGAGGACGGAGATGGAATGGAAGAATCTGCTGGAGGAAGGAGGGTTCAATCGCTACAACATCAtctccctcccttcccttccatCGCTCATAGAGGCATTTCCCAACTGA